A window of the Cygnus atratus isolate AKBS03 ecotype Queensland, Australia chromosome 4, CAtr_DNAZoo_HiC_assembly, whole genome shotgun sequence genome harbors these coding sequences:
- the COMMD8 gene encoding COMM domain-containing protein 8 codes for MLRLLEKLPPGRALEFLHKIVDGICGRTYPRYQDYGGVWSLVEWMEVLGETRRYFKSAVGKNLSDEEAAQQIQELNENYQEAITKCLKGRKEEIRNALVERVNAISCAQLQDFDWQLKLALSSDKISMLQMPLLNLDLDVRENGEIKPVSVEMNKEELQNLINALEAANKVVLQMK; via the exons ATGCTGCGCCTGCTGGAGAAGCTACCGCCGGGGCGGGCCCTGGAG TTCCTTCATAAGATAGTCGATGGCATATGTGGCCGGACATACCCTCGGTACCAGGACTATGGCGGTGTTTGGAGTTTGGTGGAGTGGATGGAGGTTTTGGGAGAAACAAGGAGGTATTTCAAAAGTGCAGTTGGCAAGAACTTGTCTGATGAAGAG GCTGCTCAGCAGATACAGGAGTTAAATGAAAACTATCAAGAAGCAATCACAAAGTGtctaaaaggcagaaaggaagaaatcaggAATGCACTGGTAGAAAGAGTAAATGCAATATCatgtgcccagctgcaggatttTGACTGGCAATTAAAG CTTGCTCTTTCCAGTGATaagatctccatgctgcaaaTGCCACTTCTCAATCTTGATTTGGATGTGAGAGAAAACGGTGAAATTAAACCAGTTTCTGTAGAAATGAATaaggaagagctgcagaacCTAATAAATGCACTGGAAGCCGCTAATAAG gtTGTCTTGCAAATGAAATGA